GGCGGGGACCACGGCAGGGCCGGCAGGGGCGGCGGCGGGCGCGACGCCGGGCACGACGGCGGGTGCGCCGGCGGCGGCCACGGCAGCCACGGCCGGCACGGGAGCCACGACGGGTGCGGCGACGGGGGACGCCGCCGGGACGGGCTCGGTGGCCGCGTTCACCCGCGACTGGCTGCACCGCAACCGGGACACCCTCACCGGCTGGCGGCGGCACCTCCACCGCAACCCGGAACTGTCGCACCGGGAGGAGGGGACGACGGCCTTCATCGTCGACACCCTCACCGCCGCCGGACTCGACCCGCACCGGCTGCCCGGCACCGGCGTCACCGTCGACATCGGTGAGGGCGACGGCCCCGTCCTCGCCTTCCGCGGGGACATCGACGCCCTCCCGCTCGACGAGGTCACCGGCCTCGACTACGCCTCCCGGGTGCCCGGTGTCATGCACGCCTGCGGCCACGACATCCACACGACCGTCGTCCTCGGCCTCGCCTGCGCGCTCGCGGAGTACCGCCGGGAGCACCCGCTGCCGCTGCGGGTCCGCTGCATCTTCCAGCCCGCGGAGGAGGTCATGGGCGGCGGGGCGACCGACGTCATCGCCGCCGGCGCCCTCGCCGGGGTGGGGCACATCTTCGCCCTCCACTGCGAGCCGAAGCTCCGCACCGGGGAGATCGGCCTGCGGACCGGCGCGATCACCTCGGCGGCGGACGTCGTCGAGGTCGTGCTCACCGGGCCGGGCGGGCACACGAGCCGCCCGCACCTCACCGCCGACCTCGTCTACGCCGCCGGGGCGCTCATCACGCAGCTCCCGGCGCTACTCAGCCGCACCGTGGACCCGCGCACCGGGACGGTCCTGACGTTCGGGGCGGTCAACGGGGGCTCCGCGTTCAACGCCGTGCCCCGCGAGGTGCGGCTCCTCGGTACGTTGCGCACCGGCGACGTCCGGGTGTGGCGCACGGCCGAGGAGACCTTCACCGCGCTCGTCGAGCGCATCGTCGCGCCGACGGGGGCCCGGGTCGAGGTGCGGTACACCAAGGGGGTGCCGCCGGTGATGAACGACGACGTCGCGACGTCCGTGCTCGCCCGGGCCGCGGAGGGCGTCGACCCCCACGGGGTGCGGGAGGCCCCCCAGTCCAGCGGCGGGGAGGACTTCAGCTGGTACACCGAGCGGGTGCCCGGCTCGATGGCCCGGCTCGGCAGCTGGACGGGCGTCGGCGAGAAACCCGACCTGCACCAGCCGGACATCGTCTTCGACGAGGGGTGCATCCCCGTCGGCGTCGCGCTGTTCGCCGGGGTGGTCGACCACTTCCACCCCGGGTCACCGGGGATGTGAAGGCCGGGTAGCATGGTGCGCGGTCTGACCGGTGGCCGGACGAGGGTGCGACGACCGGCGGTGCGACAGCCTGCGACAGACAGGGACGACGAGCACGACCTGACGGCCTCTGACCGGGGCCAGCGGATCGGGAGAGAGCGAGACACGTGACGACGACGCGGATTGTGATCATCGGTGGCGGGCCTGCCGGCTACGAGGCCGCCCTGGCGGGGGCGAAGAGCGGTGCGGACGTCACCGTCGTCGAGGACCGGGGGATGGGGGGAGCGTGCGTCATCGACGACTGCGTGCCCTCGAAGTCCTTCATCTCGGCGACCGGTATCCGCACCGACATGCGCCGGGCGGACGACATGGGCCTCGGGTCGAACTACGACCCGAACGTCTTCGACTACGCCGACGTCAACCGGCGCGTGCGGGACCTCGCGCGAGCCCAGTCCAACGACGTCAACGCCCAGATGGCCCGCGCCGGGGTGACCGTCGTCCGCGGCCGCGGGCGGATCGACGACTCGGCCCCGGGGTACGCCTTCCACTACGTCACCGTCGAGCTGGCCGAACCGGACACCGACGGCAGCACGGAGCGGACGATCAAGGCCGACCTCGTGCTCGTCGCGACGGGCGCCTCCCCGCGTATCCTCCCCGGCGCGAAGCCGGACGGGGAGCGCATCCTCACGTGGCGGCAGGTCTACGACCTCACCGAACTGCCGGAGCACCTCATCGTCGTCGGGTCCGGCGTGACGGGCGCGGAGTTCGTCTCCGCGTTCACCGAGCTCGGCGTGAAGGTGACGATGGTCGCCTCCCGTGACCGCGTGCTGCCGCACGAGGACGCGGACGCCGCCGACGTCCTCGAGACGGTCCTCTCCGAGCGGGGCGTGTCCCTCGTCAAGGACGCGCGCGTCGACGTCGTCGAGCGCACCGAGGACGGCGGCGTCCGGGTCGTCACCGGCGACGGCCGGGAGATCACGGGCAGCCACGCGCTCATGACCGTCGGCTCCGTGCCGAACACGAAGGACCTGGGCCTGGACCGCCTCGGCATGGAGATGGAGCGCTCGGGCCACATCAAGGTCGACCGGGTGTCCCGCACGTCCGTGCCGGGCATCTACGCCGCCGGCGACTGTACGAACCTCTTCCCGCTCGCGTCCGTCGCGGCGATGCAGGGCCGCGTGGCGATGTACCACGCCCTCGGCGAGGGTGTGTCCCCGATCCGGCTGCGCACGGTGTCCACGGCGGTGTTCACCCGCCCGGAGATCGCGACGGTCGGCGTGTCCCACCGCCAGGTCCTCGAGGGTGAGGTCAGCGCGCGCGTGGAGGTCTTCCCGCTCGGCGGCAACCCGCGGGCGAAGATGCGGTCGCTGCGGCACGGGTTCGTGAAGCTGTTCTGCCGGCGGAACTCCGGCATCGTCATCGGCGGTGTCGTCGTCGCGCCGATCGCCTCGGAGCTCATCCTGCCGATCGCGATGGCGGTGACGAACCGGCTCACGGTCGAGGACATCGCCAACACGTTCTCGGTGTACCCGTCCCTGTCCGGGTCGGTCACGGAGGCCGCCCGGAAGCTCGTCCAGCCTGACGACCTGCAGTAGGTCGCGGGGTCCGGCCGCGGGGTCCGGTCGCGGGGGAGGCCGGTCCCGTCCCGGTGGTCCCGGGGGGTGGCCCGGGGAGGGTGCCGACGGAGACCTCCCCCCGGCCGGTCGCGTCAGCCCCGGCGGCGTCAGTCCCCCGCCGCGCCCGCGCCCGCCGCCCCGCCCGCGCCC
The sequence above is drawn from the Corynebacterium bovis DSM 20582 = CIP 54.80 genome and encodes:
- a CDS encoding NAD(P)H-quinone dehydrogenase, yielding MTTTRIVIIGGGPAGYEAALAGAKSGADVTVVEDRGMGGACVIDDCVPSKSFISATGIRTDMRRADDMGLGSNYDPNVFDYADVNRRVRDLARAQSNDVNAQMARAGVTVVRGRGRIDDSAPGYAFHYVTVELAEPDTDGSTERTIKADLVLVATGASPRILPGAKPDGERILTWRQVYDLTELPEHLIVVGSGVTGAEFVSAFTELGVKVTMVASRDRVLPHEDADAADVLETVLSERGVSLVKDARVDVVERTEDGGVRVVTGDGREITGSHALMTVGSVPNTKDLGLDRLGMEMERSGHIKVDRVSRTSVPGIYAAGDCTNLFPLASVAAMQGRVAMYHALGEGVSPIRLRTVSTAVFTRPEIATVGVSHRQVLEGEVSARVEVFPLGGNPRAKMRSLRHGFVKLFCRRNSGIVIGGVVVAPIASELILPIAMAVTNRLTVEDIANTFSVYPSLSGSVTEAARKLVQPDDLQ
- a CDS encoding amidohydrolase — encoded protein: MDADVSGNNDRRRVDGDGTTAGTTAGPAGAAAGATPGTTAGAPAAATAATAGTGATTGAATGDAAGTGSVAAFTRDWLHRNRDTLTGWRRHLHRNPELSHREEGTTAFIVDTLTAAGLDPHRLPGTGVTVDIGEGDGPVLAFRGDIDALPLDEVTGLDYASRVPGVMHACGHDIHTTVVLGLACALAEYRREHPLPLRVRCIFQPAEEVMGGGATDVIAAGALAGVGHIFALHCEPKLRTGEIGLRTGAITSAADVVEVVLTGPGGHTSRPHLTADLVYAAGALITQLPALLSRTVDPRTGTVLTFGAVNGGSAFNAVPREVRLLGTLRTGDVRVWRTAEETFTALVERIVAPTGARVEVRYTKGVPPVMNDDVATSVLARAAEGVDPHGVREAPQSSGGEDFSWYTERVPGSMARLGSWTGVGEKPDLHQPDIVFDEGCIPVGVALFAGVVDHFHPGSPGM